AGTACATCAACTTTTTCGCCTTGGGGAGTGCTAAAAACTGAAACAAACACATCTATTGCGCCTTTATCATCAGCAGGGCGTCGAATTTCTTCTACTAATTGGTCTGTAATCGCACTCTGATTGAGATAAACTTTTTTCAGGGTGCGACGAATTACCCAACGTTGTCGCACGTATTGAAATAACAGAACCTGGGTTAAACGTTGTTGAAAAATCGATTTGATAAATTTACCCACTAGCTGTTGTAAACTAGAGGGTTTTTGTATCGGCTCAATTTGTGATTGTAAAGCTTCAGGTTCAGATGTAGGCTGTTGAACGCTAAAGGGGCCTGCACTATTAAGCAACACTAAACCAGCTACAGTTTCAGAATGTTGTGCTGCAACACATAAGCAAGCATAGCCCCCAAGGGAATTACCAGCCAATACTGTTTTTTCACCAATCACTTCATTAATAAAAGCGTTGAGTTGGTCGCGCCACAAGTCACCACTATACTGCAGCTTCGGCTTGGCTGAACGTCCGAACCCCAACAAATCTATGGCAAATACCTCAAAATCTTGACACAATCCTGTGATATTCTTGCGCCAGTGGTCTGTAGAAGCACCAAAACCATGCACCAACAGCAAGGGTGGACGTTGCTGCTGTTTCTGGGGGGCGCTTACGTAGTAAACTTTGTGCCCTCGCCACACCCAGTATTGGCCAGCAATTGGGGTTGTAGAGGGGGCTGTGGTTGTTTGCATAACTTTAAGAAATGTTAAGTTACTTGTAATAATTCTAGATGATCAGCTCATAGCTGGGATAGTTGTAAGCGATCACTGAATTTTTGAGGCTAGTCCAATCACAATTCAAAATAAAATCAGGAGCGATCGCCATTTAAGGTT
The Gloeotrichia echinulata CP02 DNA segment above includes these coding regions:
- a CDS encoding alpha/beta fold hydrolase, with the protein product MQTTTAPSTTPIAGQYWVWRGHKVYYVSAPQKQQQRPPLLLVHGFGASTDHWRKNITGLCQDFEVFAIDLLGFGRSAKPKLQYSGDLWRDQLNAFINEVIGEKTVLAGNSLGGYACLCVAAQHSETVAGLVLLNSAGPFSVQQPTSEPEALQSQIEPIQKPSSLQQLVGKFIKSIFQQRLTQVLLFQYVRQRWVIRRTLKKVYLNQSAITDQLVEEIRRPADDKGAIDVFVSVFSTPQGEKVDVLLQQLTCPLLMLWGEADPWMNCRERSQKFRQYYPQLQEYFLGAGHCPHDEIPDQVNSLVRDWVLKIHNS